GTACTTCCACTCCCTGCAGCACTCCCTGGCCTTTTCCTGACATATTATTCAGGTTAATCTGCTGGAATTCCGCACCCACCAATCCGTCTATGTTGTGTACTTTATTGATGGTGTAACGGGCTTTCAGCAGGTTGGAGCTGATATAGGCAGCAGAGTCCTGGTAGTAGTTATAGAGCGTGCCCCGGTAGTCGGAACCGGCTGACGTTCTGGAATCTTCGTTGCTTTCCTGGTTATAGTGATAATACTGAGCCCTGTTAGTGGAACTGAACGACAACCATCTGGTGATATCATATTCCAGCTTCAGCAACGCTTCGATCGATTGCCGTTTATTTTTTATGTAGTTATACTGCTGATCATATACAAAGTTGGTCATATCCCTGCCATACCATTTTGCTACGTCGAGTGGGTTCACTGGTTTACCCTGACTATCAAAAGCCTTATCCCAGGGCAGGTTAGTGTAGTATTGATACAGGGAGCCGTTTGAATTGTCGCGGCTTGATGTTTGTGTGCCGGCAAAATTAGCGCTTACTCTTAATTTGTCGGTAATGTTGTGATCCAGATTAAGTCTTGCGCTGAACCGCTCCAGGCCAGTACCTTTCAGAATACCATCTTCCTTATAATAGTTACCACCCAGGTAAAATCTTGTTTTCTCATTACCACCACTGGTCGATAGCTCATAGTTCTGGTTGGTGGCGCTCTGGAAGGCCAGCTTCTGCCAGTCGGTGTTGATATTCTTTACTGCCGGATCCAGGTTGGCGCCAGCAGCCTTCTGCAGGTCATAGAGATCGGCACCGTTCATGAGGTGAAAATGTCCGGTGTTAAGATAGGCAGCGCCTACGTTTGTGCGGAAATTAACCTTCGTTTTGCCCGCTTTCCCTCTTTTGGTAGTAATTACCATTACGCCGTTGGATGCGCGTGCTCCGTACAATGTAGTGGCAGCAGCGTCTTTCAGGACAGTCACGCTTTCTATATCGCTGGGGTTAGGTAGCCCGCCGATAATTCCATCTACCACTATAAGTGGAGTATTGCCGGCAGTGAGGGTACCATTACCGCGGATACGTACAACCGGAGCAGCAGCGGGATCTCCTGAACTGTTTCCTACAAATACGCCACTCACTTTACCCTGCAACATTTTATCCATGCTGCTCGCGGTAACGTCTTTCAGTTTAACAGCACTTACAGCCTGTGCAGCACCCGTAAGGTTCTTGGTGGTGGTGGTGGTGTATCCCATCACCACTACTTCTTCCAGCTTTTTGGTATCTGCGTCCAGTTTTATCTGTAGTTCCTGACGGCCGCCAATAGCTACTTTCTGTGTGTTATAGCCTATATATGAGAACACCAGCGTGCTGTTCTCAGCAGGAGCCTGTATGGTAAATTTGCCCATGGCATCTGTAACAGTACCAATGGAAGAGCCTTCCACAGACACGGTTACGCCCGGCAGTGGATCTTTTGTAACAGCATCTGTTACAAACCCGGTCACTTTTATTTGTGCTGTACCCGTTGGGGTAATCACTACCAGATTGTTTTCCAGCACCTTGTAGGTAACATTGGAAGAATTGAAGAGCAGCTTCAGTACATCATTGATCTTCTTGTCTTTTACATCTATGGTAATGGGTCTGTCCAGGTCTGAGAAACTTTCGTTGTAGAAGAAGCGATAATTACTGTTACTCTCGATCAATTTAAAAACCTCTTTCATGCTTTTATTTTCGGCATGCAGTTCTTTTATCTTTTCCTGGGCATAGGCGCCGGCAGATACTTGTAGGAACGCTCCGAAAATAAGTAGCCCGGTCATTTTCATCATGAGCAATAATTTTCGCCCGGGGCAAAAAAATGCCGCCGGGTTTGCAGTGGATTTCATAAACTTGTATAGATTTTAGTTAAACGAATAATTACGGTGGTTGCCCGTCGCAAGGGCAATTCACCTATCATGTGATTTTCGTTGGTTGGGGTAAGTCGCATTACCCCAATTTTTTTAGTTTTTCGTACTACCGCGCATTTAATTTTGGTTTACAGGTGATTGAATGTTGATACCGTACTTTCCGGG
The genomic region above belongs to Chitinophaga sp. 180180018-3 and contains:
- a CDS encoding TonB-dependent receptor, whose translation is MMKMTGLLIFGAFLQVSAGAYAQEKIKELHAENKSMKEVFKLIESNSNYRFFYNESFSDLDRPITIDVKDKKINDVLKLLFNSSNVTYKVLENNLVVITPTGTAQIKVTGFVTDAVTKDPLPGVTVSVEGSSIGTVTDAMGKFTIQAPAENSTLVFSYIGYNTQKVAIGGRQELQIKLDADTKKLEEVVVMGYTTTTTKNLTGAAQAVSAVKLKDVTASSMDKMLQGKVSGVFVGNSSGDPAAAPVVRIRGNGTLTAGNTPLIVVDGIIGGLPNPSDIESVTVLKDAAATTLYGARASNGVMVITTKRGKAGKTKVNFRTNVGAAYLNTGHFHLMNGADLYDLQKAAGANLDPAVKNINTDWQKLAFQSATNQNYELSTSGGNEKTRFYLGGNYYKEDGILKGTGLERFSARLNLDHNITDKLRVSANFAGTQTSSRDNSNGSLYQYYTNLPWDKAFDSQGKPVNPLDVAKWYGRDMTNFVYDQQYNYIKNKRQSIEALLKLEYDITRWLSFSSTNRAQYYHYNQESNEDSRTSAGSDYRGTLYNYYQDSAAYISSNLLKARYTINKVHNIDGLVGAEFQQINLNNMSGKGQGVLQGVEVLDGTSSPMSVGGTKIGRAFNSYFLQANYNYNYKYYLTASFRRDGSSKFGFDRQYGNFYAVGASWAASEEEFIKQIKAISNLKIRASYGTTGNAEIGDYTAIGAYAINTQYNGFPGAYPSVYNVPRLSWEKAYNTNVGFDLGLFNRINLTVDIYQRDSKDLLFNVPLPGTAGYSYIPRNVGSVRNQGIEISLNTDNLVGEFSWSTDFNIGFNKNRVTDLYGGQAQIIDPISGYFVLRQGQDMRSFFMRKWAGVDPGNGNPLWEKVTTDANGKETRATTSNYNDATLQIVGSATPKFFGGMRNVFTYRNFQLSAFLSFVSGNQVYNSTRELMDNDGAYYTYNMMALDKGWSRWQQPGDVATHPKYVIKGNKNSQKTSSRFLEDGSYLRLRNVNLSYALPKAWLDRVHIGSARISIGGDNLWTLTKFSGIDPEVDDRGINYVKYPASTKWFAGLEINF